The genomic DNA ttctgtagaaaacacatacctatatcatAACTAGGTATTGGACTATTTTATGTAAGGTGATAAGAAACAAAGAATCTATAGCCACGTCgatgaaagtaaattttcaataaattaaagTTAGCCTAATGTaaacttggaaaaatttatgataacgtcaaaatttcatacaggtatttttcgaaatgtttTGAATCGAGATAACTCATGTCCCTCGAGTCAATACGAAATCTAAGAGATCGTCTTAGTTCTTTTTTAGctatgaaacaattttttcctcgtaGAAGTATTTACagtttataatttcaatacaaaatatttttataacgtcGCCGAAGACATTTCACCTCGAAACTGGCAACATGGCGTTCCTGATCAATCCTTTATTCATCCATAGATTCGTAATCTTGAATTAGTTGCTACGCTAGAACAATTTCTCTTCCTTCAAACTGATTTATTTCTAATTACGTAGGGATTCGTGTCTCTCAATTTTACAACTAACGGGCGTTTGACTGAGACCAAGGCATTGAgaattgtttttctgttttatatTGTAATAGACTAACTGTTCCTAAACGGAATCACCAAATCGGTTGTACAGTATTTTATGCCACGGTTGactaataattaatatacgtATGGCACTGTCGTTTTCAGAGTTTGacgtttttcaatattcgcGATGCAATGACGATGCTACTTCTGTTCCACCGTCACAATAATTCTTAATGACTAGTTTTGCTTTGCTTTTACACTTAGAATAGGCTCACAATGTAGGCCTTTTTACTATTCACTCTTCTTCGTCGTTAAAAactttgtttaaaatattaaatatacagGTAATTACAGATCTGCCGGAGCAATGTACAGGTGTGCTTCCACGGAAGCAAAGATTGACAAATTACGTCTACGGCAACTGCAGTTGGTTAGGTCATCACTGTATCCGTGAGATCATCCTTCAACCATTGTGGAATTGTTCTCGATCCAAGACGTTTAAAAAGCTTTACCAAAGCCGTATTGTGCGACAGATAATACctctgtaagaaaaaaaaaataaaaaattatcaaaatgtaaagaattatttagaagttctctgattttttctcttcaaattaTAGCATTAAGTTATAGTTCACCAAGAAGCGAGTTCTGGCTTTTTGCTATCAAAGTGCCAAAGTATTTATTAACAgctcgaaaaatttattggcaAAATAAAGTGATCTGACAATGAACCGAGTTTGTTATACTTTTCATCTACATGGTGGTCACTTAAAATAATGGAacaaattccctgactttttcctgacttttcctgattaaattataattattctcttATGAAAATCCGAACTAATAGAGACAATTCAAACAACTAAGAAATGAAGCTTCGTATCAATCGGTATTAAAAAATACGTTGATGATCTATTTAATGGTCATGGAATTGACTACATGGGGAAAAATATGCTTAAAATTTTGCTTTTCCGCGAGAGAAGCTTTATTTCATCCTTTTCCATACCACCGCAAAGTTCCCTGAGTAACTGGTGATACCTCTGACTTTTCCCTGATTTCTTGATTTTCCCTGACCACTGGCCACCAGGGTCTACTTTCATCACCATGCCTACTTTCTCTAATCTAATAGACGCCAACCGTTCTCAGCTTACCTGTAGTAATTTATAAGATTTTTCCTCCATAGGTGGATACTGCCGCCCCTTGCTTTTCCCAAGGCATTTAGTATGATCCTCGTTTGTCACTTGACAGAAAAATCCCTTTTTGGGATCATACCTAAGGTGAGTAGAGTAATTGAAAGCTGgtgttatttttaaaaatctctgCAATTCGTGCAATGTCTCGACTGGATTCTGTCTCAGCTGTTCTCCGTCGATGATGTGCAGTTGCTGTGGTGGGTAGTATGACAACCATCTCTCCAAATGCTGAGCATATTTTCCGGGATTCAAGCATCTGCGGAAAACGAATCATATAAGTCAACAtttatacgaaaataaaaaaaaaattaaaaaattaatgcaaTCTGCACATTTAGTTGCTGCTACTAGTTCACCAGTTAGAatctttttatcaattacCTGTTCCTTAAGTCTCTGAGAGGTTTTGGCGCTGTGTCACTAGCTGTGATCACGCTGTGAAACGTGTAATTGTTCGCTACTGGATCGCCATGAACTCTGGTGTGTTGATACCACGAATATGCCCTTCTCGCAGGTGACAGTAAAATGGTGATTAGTTTAGCTCGAGGCAGAAGAGCGTGCGATCTACGGGGTACTAGCTCTCCATCAAAGTATGTCGCGGATTTTTCGAAAAGGTAACGTGCGCTATCGTTCTTAGCAACAGGAAAGAAGCCCATGTACCTGCAGAACAAAGGTAAAAAGTATAGTTGGCGAGTTTTCCATCCCGCTGCACATGATTTCGATTTTACAGATAACGTAAGCCACTAGTTAAAAATTGACTGGTTTACAATTTCTGTCACGCCTAGAAtaagaagaatgagaaaacAATTTCTTGCTGCATTTCAAGTCCAGTTTTTAGTTTCTTTGTTCCATAATTTCACCAGAAGATTTAATTCTGAAGTTAATGAACCAGATTTCTTCTGCAATATCTTACCAATCTAGTCCTCTGTAGTAATTCTTTCCATTGAAAAATTGGATCTCTTCGAAAGTATCAGGACTAGGAAGATTGCTACTGATAGCCGGATGGATGgatagaaatgtgaaaagtgcAGTGGTTCCAGTTTTTTGTGGTCCAATAACAAGAAACCTTGGTAGCTGGTCGCAAGTCTTGTTACGAGACCATATTTTCTGATGTCTTGGATCATCGCATGgattctgaaacaaaaataccTAACCAGTTAAGGATTCGTCTTGCTTTAAGGGTGCAGAATAAATGACAAGCAACAGGCTTATTATCTACACTGATAAGTGTGCacaaaatttcttcatcaCTCCAGAATCTAAACTCCGCACTCGTTCGTCATTATCAAACATTGTTACTTGTCTACGGAACTTTACTAGATatgaaacttgaaaatatcggTTGCATCCAGTCATCCACTCCTTTTAGGAAGTTTAAACCAATACAATTGGCGAATTTTCCTAcgtataatcattcgattgaTTCGTTAGTTCATTATACAGTCCGAAAAATACTTACACCCCAGACAGGATCTGCCTCTTCCGGATAAAGCTGGAAATATTTCTCGCCTAGTTGTAAGGGTGGTGCACTGGATAGCCGCAAATTGGTCCAACACCGAATGAATTTGATCACTGATTCGAAGGTGTACAGTGCCAATCGGTCGTTCCCGTAATTCGACATATGCgtcatgaaaatattgatctgtaaaaaaatgcaTGTTAAAATACAGGAACAATAATACCTAATTCCTGTAGAAACATTCTTGCGCGTTTTATCCTCTACTTTCGATATGAAAAATCCAGTTACCTGGTTTTAAGCTGAAATAATTctgcttgaaaaaaatcgagtaACAATTTTGTGGCACGAAGCATGAAGAGtctgtttttttaattctaattaAAGGATCGTCACAACTCTTCTATAAATTAAACGAAAAGGATTCCACGATGAACGTGTTTGATCTAGAATTTAGCAAAATGTTTAGTGTTCAATAGATTCTAAGagtcgaaatatttttgggatCATGAGAAAATCTGGCACAAGTACCTATTCAGTGTGATTACAGTTGTGAAAactatattttctatttttagcaAATTCGAATCTAATCTTTTAGttgattacaatttttcatctaaacAAGAtgttaaaatcaatttattactGCAGGAAAATCGAATTGTCGAAATAGTCAGAAAAAACGGCAACGATACTCATTTTCggttatgataaaaaattgaaacagtcAAGAACGGTACAGTAATCCGAACTAGAAATTTCTTCCTCTGTAGCTGGAAAGTCGAGGACATTCAAGTGCAGGTATAGAGTCAGGGATGTGATATGCACTGCATACACCTGATACTCAATTCCAATTAAGGGGAACGTGCAGGGTTTCTATAATTTAATTAGACGTAAGCGATACTCGATCGATGATACTCCcccttttcctcctcctcctggtCCTCCTCATCGacagtgattgaaaaaattacgttcAACCGCACCCTTTCACTGACATATTAGGGTAGTCCGTAGAGTATCGTGTAGATATATGAATACCTCCGTACCTTTAACGCTAGAATAGTAGGGAAAATTAAACTTACAGGATTGTAGACGATAGTTTGAAACAATTCCCCTCCTTGTATGGATTCGTCCAGCTTATCTCTTCCTCCGGGATATCGCTCTATGAATATCGTATGAGTGAATAAACCACATATTTGTCTTGGCAGAACCTGGGAATTGCGaaacagaagagaaaaataataattataacaaaaattttagatgaatttaaaattctttcaacctgcgagaagacaaaaaaaaaatggaataaggTGAATTGAAATATACTTCGCAGATGTACGTCAAATATAccgatgttgaaaaaatcaacggCATATTTCTATTCCtgtaatatatattacatttatctgaattgttgaaaaatcctGTTACAGCATCTGTTTACTTTTTGCAACGAATTTgaagtaagaaattttttttcatcacagtGCGAAAGTGATAAGATTGTACTTCCTTTACTCGAGAAAAACAACCGCGTGGTATGTTTTCGAGGAAGTTTTTTACTTCTTgtcgtttttcaattaaaaagtaAGCCTTATGCACGCAGCTATAGAAGCAGTttaaattcgaaattgaaacATCAGTATTGACCGAGTAGAAGAGCCGGATTCCAGCCTGTATACTGCTTACTCGCCCTGATCACATATTCAGCATCGCAATTTTGCAGTGATACGCGAAACTGATATCGGGCGGTTGTACGTGATAATACATGAGCCGACTAATGGTTTGTAAATGTCgtttaaaaagaattttctgtaTTTCCACGTCACACGCGACGTGTTTTAACCAACTTTGAAGGAAAATATCCGTCAAATTCGTGTGGATATATGGAAACTTACTGTTAGTTTACCAGTCACAATAGAAGAATTTATAAATAGTTGACAAATGATACGAAACTGTCTTTGGTTCGTGGTCATTTTAGcttgtttcttttcatttttcgaattcgCGACGAATCAAGATCGTCGATACGCCTCGATTTTTCCAGCGAATCGCGTATGCAGTTAAATCAATATTGAGTTAGTTAGTTTTTACGTCGTTGgaaggaaaacaaaagaaaatgaatagaGACGTACAGTCTTCTCTCGTTATAAGACCGGAAACGGTGTGGGGGAGGGGGCGGAATCTTTACAAACAAAATCTTCGTTCCTACGCACAATCGTTTCTAAAACACGAGAGACTTCGGCAGAATTAAAGCGGGTATTTTTATTCAGCCATTAGGTTGAGCGTAGGTTTTTAGCCATGAATCCAACGACTCGACAACAGAACAAAGAAACAACTGTATAGGGGCGAGAGGGGTAAAGTGgtccccttaagaaaataatacctaaaaatagaagaaaatgtttagagtaattatgatttccgaataattcatatttaataaaaagttcaggTGGTTAATTTCACCCCtcaattgttatttaaaaaatttcagagggcTTACTTTGCCGCCAAATTTTTGGAGACATCAGAAATTTTAaagtgcccactttgccccaccctcccctaaaTGAATGATGTCGGAGAAGGTTGAGAGCTTCACGTTTAGTAGTCTTTGCAAAATCGTATTACCGATATGTCTAACCTTTTCGTTCAACTCCCCTCAgacttgaaacaaaattttcgaaacccCGACTGAGCTAAGTTCTTGGGGGGAAGGGGAAGGGGGGATGAAAATTCGGCAGCTTTTACTGGTATTCCAAGTTTGTAAAACAACCCTGTTGCaatatgaataaagaaaataacaaagataaaaaaaaagaaaggctcGAAGAAACTTTCTCACCATGATATTCCGGTGAATGAAGCCTCTCCTGAGCCTCGCAGGCCTTAAATGAGGATATTCTTCAGTGCTTGTAACTTTGATGTTCCACACTTTTTTCCAAGCCTCGTAGAGACCCTCGTGAACCGGATAAACTCCGGAGTGATGCGGACTGACACTGTAACCACTCCCAGTTGGGATACCGTGCTCTTTAGCGAACTGTTTGTTCAACGCCATGTCCAGCTGAAGATGCGTTACATTCTCGTAGAGGTGGGGTTGCTGGTGGTTCCACATGTGGGAAAACCACGTAAATCtgccaaagagaaaaaatcaaaatttcagtcatttccaaatttattttcacacacatacacgtcAAAAGCATATGATGTCACTACGTACctccaaattatttatttaacaaaaattgcCAAGactattcaaatttaatgtgtgaagatttttttcttattgagGAGGATGGAAATCTGGGACGTGGGTGATCAGGATACATCGAGGTTTATGAAGAATTGCCGTTGTTCTTGTCAAAATGATATCTAATTTTTCACTCtgttaaatatttgatataaaaattaaccgaGTTACCGATATTTAGTGCGGGACATTGTTCTGACAAAGATCAATAATTGGAtggtagaggaaaaaaaaaaaaaaaaactgaaataccaggattaaatttctaaaaataaacgCTTCCTAAAACGCCACGAATACTCGGGTATGGAAGCTGAATCGtgttgattgaaaataaaattggcaATTTACTTATCTATGGTATAACGAAGGCAAAGAGCAGTGCAAGTAGAGAGACGGAGAAgattaattgaatttcaaattagcGGATGATGTAGGGCACGCGACTTCTtagcaattttttacttttcttcttctatccCACCTTCGAAATTgttcatatttattatattaaaattgaCGAGTTTCGAAAGCttcagcaaattttttttcacagcttcAACAGAAACAAACACTGGCCGATGAGAgttcaatattaattcattt from Diprion similis isolate iyDipSimi1 chromosome 2, iyDipSimi1.1, whole genome shotgun sequence includes the following:
- the LOC124416354 gene encoding bifunctional heparan sulfate N-deacetylase/N-sulfotransferase, which gives rise to MVVISGGDAGIQLLGSLVPRCVVKQTTVKRCVAALLLVSIFSIFYYTYYVISSPFASLIHRDTRPEPAIRCSTLRGATRLPRAPDHRSEARLRIDPKVLVFVETLYSRLGREIEELLVYNRIKYKVEVAGKSLPVLTNLDKGRYGVLVFENLNKYLQMDKWNRELLDKYCREYSVGIVGFAPPGEESLVGAQLKGFPLFIHTNLRLKDAQLNAASPILRLTRAGETAWGPLPGGDWTIFHANHSTYEPLAWAYRDTLDYPTKKTPLTTVVQDHGRYDGIQRVLFGGGLRFWLHKLLLLDSLSYLSHGQLSLSLNRMILVDVDDIFVGEKGTRLKKDDVLALLATQQRIQALVPGFKFNLGFSGKYFHHGTTEENYGDDMILENVDRFTWFSHMWNHQQPHLYENVTHLQLDMALNKQFAKEHGIPTGSGYSVSPHHSGVYPVHEGLYEAWKKVWNIKVTSTEEYPHLRPARLRRGFIHRNIMVLPRQICGLFTHTIFIERYPGGRDKLDESIQGGELFQTIVYNPINIFMTHMSNYGNDRLALYTFESVIKFIRCWTNLRLSSAPPLQLGEKYFQLYPEEADPVWGNPCDDPRHQKIWSRNKTCDQLPRFLVIGPQKTGTTALFTFLSIHPAISSNLPSPDTFEEIQFFNGKNYYRGLDWYMGFFPVAKNDSARYLFEKSATYFDGELVPRRSHALLPRAKLITILLSPARRAYSWYQHTRVHGDPVANNYTFHSVITASDTAPKPLRDLRNRCLNPGKYAQHLERWLSYYPPQQLHIIDGEQLRQNPVETLHELQRFLKITPAFNYSTHLRYDPKKGFFCQVTNEDHTKCLGKSKGRQYPPMEEKSYKLLQRYYLSHNTALVKLFKRLGSRTIPQWLKDDLTDTVMT